Proteins from one Planctomyces sp. SH-PL62 genomic window:
- a CDS encoding Maf family protein has translation MKRGLILASASPRRRQLLEEAGYDIEVDPSDVDEPGPAAGESPEAYAADLAWRKARAVALRRGSGLILAADTVCAVAGEILNKPVDRDDAERMIRLQEGGDADVITGLCLHRGDRPEWLGAVEISVVRFRPLSDAERAAYLDSGRWEGKSGGYGVQDGDPFVSVARGSFSNVVGLPMERLAALLAAHPALLG, from the coding sequence ATGAAGCGTGGGTTGATTTTGGCGAGCGCGTCGCCGAGGCGGCGGCAGTTGTTGGAGGAGGCGGGCTACGACATCGAGGTGGACCCGTCGGACGTGGACGAGCCGGGGCCGGCGGCGGGGGAGTCGCCCGAGGCGTACGCGGCCGACCTGGCCTGGCGGAAGGCTCGCGCGGTGGCCTTGCGGCGGGGCTCGGGCCTGATCCTGGCGGCCGACACCGTCTGCGCCGTGGCGGGGGAGATCCTCAACAAGCCGGTCGACCGCGACGACGCCGAGCGGATGATCCGCCTGCAGGAAGGGGGCGACGCCGACGTCATCACCGGCCTCTGCCTGCATCGCGGCGACCGCCCCGAGTGGCTGGGCGCGGTCGAGATCAGCGTGGTCCGGTTCCGCCCGCTCTCCGACGCCGAGCGCGCCGCCTACCTGGATTCGGGCCGCTGGGAGGGCAAATCCGGCGGCTACGGCGTCCAGGACGGCGACCCCTTCGTCTCGGTCGCCCGGGGCAGCTTCTCCAACGTCGTCGGCCTGCCGATGGAACGCCTCGCGGCGCTCCTGGCCGCGCACCCGGCCCTGCTGGGCTGA
- a CDS encoding BlaI/MecI/CopY family transcriptional regulator yields the protein MKRNEVDVTEAELALLSALWDHGPATIRRLAERVYGEGGPSTYATVQKLLERLEQKRCVSRDRRESVHVFAPAVDRGELIGRRLRAVADALCGGSFTPMLTHLVEGEGLSPADRDELRSLIERLDRGKSGKRTPGA from the coding sequence ATGAAACGGAACGAGGTGGACGTGACGGAGGCCGAGCTGGCGCTCCTGTCGGCCCTGTGGGACCACGGGCCGGCGACGATCCGTCGGCTGGCGGAGCGGGTGTACGGCGAGGGGGGCCCTTCGACGTACGCCACGGTGCAGAAGCTGCTGGAGCGGCTGGAGCAGAAGCGTTGCGTGTCGCGGGACCGCCGCGAGAGCGTGCACGTCTTCGCCCCGGCCGTGGACCGGGGCGAGCTGATCGGCCGGCGGCTGCGGGCGGTGGCCGACGCCCTCTGCGGCGGGTCGTTCACGCCGATGTTGACCCATCTGGTCGAGGGGGAAGGGCTCTCCCCGGCCGATCGCGACGAGCTGCGGTCGCTCATCGAGCGGCTCGATCGCGGCAAGAGCGGGAAGCGGACCCCAGGCGCCTGA
- a CDS encoding M56 family metallopeptidase: protein MEDLLRAALTNALGAAVLGAMVAGLALILVRRPAVVHCLWVVVLLKLVTPPLFEVSVGEFEDETVATLAAPLVVEEPISITLTPAELAALEESSAIFEAEAVESPAVLAFDAAPDRSWSSLAWQGLMAAWLAGSAATAVLATVRVVRFQSRLRDASPAGEWVEREVAELSAAMGLRRPPRVEFIDARTTPMIWSLGLCPRLILPQMLWKRLDGRCRTLLLTHELAHLKRGDHLLRFFELGVTVLYWWLPVVWWVRRALRDVEEQCCDAWVVWMFPEHARAYAETLLDTVDFLNPSADPEPLLASGFGKVQHLRRRLTMVMTGTTSRSLGWQGSLGALALAGVLLPMSPTWADKPDEPAVQFEAVQPADVVVFGEAIDGRGESLSFRAVGDGDALKTIDFVGPVTLAAVADDDENDEAKDKGGDKKDDGKDKGRDGDKKDRAEVRKEIRLQVRGEGKEAGEAIKKAAEGLKAQLKELEAGKPEGEDREAQIKGLKAALEQLGKLARRPDAVELRGMPFDGPGQTFTFQPEKLTVEPFGEGQKNRFKLGRLVDRRFNADDPKAAEALKRVDELSKVVAEKQRELSEAAGKLAEAHKKLAEMQGEVVIERVMPDVAERIKQARVREVQARDHREAEVRDRRPDAGDQSRIDSLEQKLNKVLEELESLKKPRAESADEK from the coding sequence ATGGAAGACCTTTTGCGAGCGGCGCTGACCAACGCCCTGGGCGCCGCCGTCCTGGGGGCGATGGTCGCCGGGCTCGCCCTGATCCTGGTGCGACGCCCTGCCGTCGTGCACTGCCTCTGGGTCGTCGTCCTGCTCAAGCTGGTGACGCCCCCGCTGTTCGAGGTCTCGGTCGGCGAGTTCGAGGATGAGACGGTCGCGACGCTCGCCGCGCCGCTCGTCGTCGAGGAGCCGATTTCGATCACCCTCACCCCGGCCGAGCTGGCGGCCCTTGAGGAGTCCTCGGCGATCTTCGAGGCCGAGGCCGTCGAGTCCCCCGCCGTGCTCGCGTTCGACGCCGCCCCGGATCGTTCGTGGTCGAGCCTTGCGTGGCAGGGGTTGATGGCCGCCTGGCTGGCCGGCTCGGCGGCGACGGCCGTCCTGGCGACGGTCCGCGTGGTCCGGTTTCAAAGCCGGTTGCGAGACGCCTCGCCGGCGGGGGAATGGGTCGAGCGCGAGGTCGCCGAGCTGTCGGCCGCGATGGGCCTGAGACGGCCTCCGCGGGTCGAGTTCATCGACGCGCGGACGACCCCCATGATCTGGAGCCTGGGCCTCTGTCCCCGCCTGATCCTCCCCCAGATGCTCTGGAAGAGGCTGGACGGCCGTTGTCGCACCCTCCTCCTGACGCATGAACTGGCCCACCTGAAGCGCGGCGACCACCTGCTGCGGTTCTTCGAGCTGGGCGTGACGGTCCTCTACTGGTGGCTCCCGGTCGTCTGGTGGGTCCGCCGGGCCCTCCGCGACGTCGAGGAGCAGTGCTGCGACGCGTGGGTCGTCTGGATGTTCCCCGAACACGCCCGCGCCTACGCCGAGACGCTGCTGGACACGGTCGATTTCCTGAACCCGAGCGCCGACCCCGAGCCGCTTTTGGCGAGCGGATTCGGCAAGGTGCAACATCTCCGAAGGAGGCTCACGATGGTCATGACGGGAACGACGTCACGCTCGCTGGGATGGCAAGGCTCGCTGGGCGCCCTGGCCCTGGCCGGCGTCCTCTTGCCGATGAGCCCCACCTGGGCCGACAAGCCCGACGAGCCCGCCGTCCAGTTCGAGGCCGTCCAGCCCGCCGACGTCGTCGTCTTCGGCGAGGCGATCGACGGTCGGGGTGAATCTCTCTCGTTCCGAGCCGTGGGCGACGGCGACGCCCTCAAGACGATCGACTTCGTCGGCCCGGTGACGCTCGCCGCCGTCGCCGACGACGATGAGAATGATGAAGCCAAGGACAAGGGCGGCGACAAGAAAGACGACGGCAAGGACAAGGGCAGGGACGGCGACAAGAAGGACAGGGCGGAGGTCCGCAAGGAGATCCGGCTCCAGGTCCGCGGGGAAGGCAAGGAGGCCGGCGAGGCGATCAAGAAGGCGGCCGAGGGGTTGAAGGCTCAGCTCAAGGAACTGGAGGCCGGGAAGCCCGAGGGCGAGGACCGCGAGGCCCAGATCAAGGGGCTGAAGGCCGCGCTCGAGCAGCTTGGGAAGCTTGCCAGGAGGCCCGACGCGGTCGAGCTCCGGGGCATGCCCTTCGACGGTCCCGGCCAGACCTTCACGTTCCAGCCGGAGAAGCTGACGGTGGAGCCTTTCGGGGAAGGCCAGAAGAACCGGTTCAAGCTCGGGCGGCTCGTCGATCGGCGGTTCAACGCCGACGACCCGAAGGCGGCCGAGGCCCTGAAGCGGGTCGACGAGCTGAGCAAGGTGGTGGCGGAGAAGCAGCGGGAGCTGAGCGAGGCCGCCGGGAAGCTTGCCGAGGCCCACAAGAAGCTCGCGGAGATGCAGGGCGAGGTCGTCATCGAGCGGGTCATGCCCGACGTCGCCGAGCGCATCAAGCAGGCCAGGGTTCGCGAAGTCCAGGCCCGCGACCACCGTGAAGCCGAAGTTCGGGACCGACGCCCGGACGCCGGGGACCAGTCCCGCATCGACTCCCTGGAGCAGAAGCTCAACAAGGTCCTCGAGGAGCTGGAGAGCCTGAAGAAGCCCAGGGCCGAGAGCGCGGACGAGAAATGA